A genomic region of Desulfonatronum thiodismutans contains the following coding sequences:
- the mrdA gene encoding penicillin-binding protein 2, which produces MHLNRDAEQQQSPKNGLLLLQLLVLGIFVVFTLRFWYLQLHRGQEFADRAENNRIRQQQVYAPRGLIRDRNGVLLAVNEPAYALAIVREDSRDIPAALRRISDWLDMNHDLLQETFEKGRPRIRRFEPQILVHSLTFAQLATIEANTMTWPELKILTKPRRFYPQGPLLAHVIGYVAEANEQEMNADPNLTLGDSVGKKGIEFTMESSMRGRKGARQVDVDAAGRQLGTTMLVPPEAGGDVRLSIDLELQEFVDQALGEHVGSVIVMEADTGQVLALVSKPAFDNNMFVSGLSHADWALLRDNPAHPLQNRAIQSAYPPGSVFKLVIAGAALTHRIAATTDRVFCSGGLRLGNRLFRCWERRGHGWMDMNQGLVQSCDVYFYTLGDKLGVDRMHPHAVESGFGVRTGIDLPHESMGLVPSRDWKRRRFNEPWHGGENLNMSIGQGYMLTTPLQVARYTAALINGGKLLKPQLLADAPPDILGELPLQAGHREFLVQTMVNTVEGSRGTARRIAKPGVRLGAKTGTAQVVRLMSEFERAKLTDIPYHFRDHAWMNSFGQRDGRSYVIVAMVEHGGGGGSTAGPIIKSIYDYLFPDPPAPPETDEALDPA; this is translated from the coding sequence ATGCATCTCAATCGTGACGCCGAACAACAGCAGTCTCCGAAAAACGGCCTGCTGCTGCTCCAACTGTTGGTGCTGGGAATATTCGTCGTCTTCACCCTGCGTTTCTGGTATTTACAACTGCATCGAGGCCAGGAGTTTGCTGATCGAGCCGAAAACAACCGCATCCGCCAGCAGCAGGTTTACGCTCCCCGAGGCCTGATCAGGGATCGCAACGGCGTGTTGTTGGCCGTGAACGAACCGGCCTACGCCCTGGCCATTGTTCGCGAGGACTCACGGGACATCCCCGCCGCCCTCCGACGGATCAGCGACTGGCTGGATATGAACCACGACCTTCTCCAGGAAACCTTCGAAAAGGGACGCCCGAGAATCCGGCGGTTTGAGCCGCAAATCCTCGTCCATTCACTGACCTTTGCGCAACTGGCCACCATCGAAGCCAACACCATGACCTGGCCGGAACTGAAAATCCTCACCAAGCCGAGACGATTTTATCCCCAGGGCCCATTGCTGGCCCACGTTATCGGATACGTAGCCGAGGCCAACGAGCAGGAAATGAACGCCGATCCGAACCTGACCCTGGGCGACAGCGTAGGCAAAAAAGGGATCGAGTTCACCATGGAATCGTCAATGCGCGGGCGCAAGGGGGCGCGCCAAGTTGACGTGGACGCCGCCGGACGTCAGTTGGGGACCACGATGCTGGTCCCTCCTGAAGCCGGAGGCGATGTTCGGCTGAGCATCGACCTGGAACTGCAAGAGTTCGTCGACCAAGCCCTGGGCGAGCATGTCGGCTCGGTGATCGTTATGGAAGCCGATACCGGGCAGGTCTTGGCCCTGGTCAGCAAACCGGCCTTTGACAACAATATGTTCGTCTCCGGGTTAAGCCACGCGGACTGGGCCCTGCTCCGGGACAATCCCGCCCATCCGTTGCAGAACCGGGCCATCCAGAGCGCGTACCCCCCGGGCTCGGTCTTCAAGCTGGTCATTGCCGGAGCCGCACTGACGCACCGCATCGCCGCAACCACTGACCGGGTCTTCTGCTCCGGCGGACTCCGGCTGGGCAATCGCCTGTTCCGCTGCTGGGAACGACGCGGACACGGCTGGATGGACATGAACCAGGGATTGGTCCAGTCCTGTGACGTCTACTTTTACACCCTCGGAGACAAACTGGGCGTGGACCGGATGCACCCCCATGCCGTGGAAAGCGGGTTCGGCGTGCGCACCGGCATCGACCTGCCCCACGAATCCATGGGCCTGGTTCCCAGCCGCGATTGGAAACGTCGCCGCTTTAACGAGCCTTGGCACGGCGGAGAAAATCTGAACATGTCCATCGGGCAAGGCTACATGCTGACCACGCCGCTGCAGGTGGCCAGATACACCGCGGCCCTGATCAACGGCGGCAAACTGCTCAAGCCTCAGCTCCTGGCCGACGCGCCTCCGGATATCCTGGGAGAACTGCCCTTGCAAGCCGGGCACCGGGAATTTCTGGTGCAAACCATGGTCAACACCGTCGAAGGCTCAAGGGGCACGGCGCGACGGATCGCCAAGCCCGGCGTGCGCCTTGGAGCCAAGACCGGCACAGCCCAGGTGGTTCGACTGATGAGCGAGTTCGAGCGGGCCAAGCTCACGGACATTCCGTACCACTTCCGTGACCACGCCTGGATGAATTCCTTCGGCCAAAGAGACGGACGCAGTTACGTCATCGTAGCCATGGTCGAACACGGCGGAGGCGGCGGCTCCACAGCCGGACCGATCATCAAATCCATTTACGACTACCTGTTCCCTGACCCTCCAGCCCCCCCAGAAACGGACGAAGCCCTTGACCCTGCTTGA
- a CDS encoding bactofilin family protein: MAKDEINAFLGSGTSYEGKLHFQGAVRIDGSFLGRIDSQGTLIVGQDAKIDGEVAVGSLILSGLLKGRVTAEDKIVLHKTARLQGSLRAPTLIIEEGAVLDGDVVMSATTTETTDELPIPREDSESSS; this comes from the coding sequence ATGGCCAAAGACGAGATCAACGCCTTCCTGGGCTCTGGAACGTCGTACGAAGGAAAACTCCACTTTCAAGGGGCGGTCCGCATTGATGGCTCCTTTCTCGGAAGAATCGATTCCCAAGGCACCCTGATCGTCGGGCAGGACGCAAAGATCGACGGCGAAGTCGCCGTGGGCAGCCTGATCCTCAGCGGCCTGCTCAAGGGACGCGTCACGGCGGAGGACAAGATCGTCCTGCACAAGACGGCTCGTCTGCAGGGTTCGCTGCGCGCCCCGACCTTGATCATCGAGGAAGGAGCGGTTCTGGACGGCGACGTGGTGATGTCCGCAACGACCACCGAGACCACCGACGAACTCCCAATACCTCGAGAAGATTCCGAATCTTCTTCTTGA
- the mreC gene encoding rod shape-determining protein MreC, with product MLLIIFLLLSIYTWNWRTGVLDGITGKTGLEIVAWVSFPLRWTREQVRSTWDSYVKLGEVRQENERLWAKVTDLYLQLSRLHEEAAEVNRLRDLHDFQPPEEWTLEGGRVVAARFGPHAVVESLLVDKGTRVGVVENTPVITPLGVVGRVLRGSPSFSNVLLITDPNSKVAIMGRDHRTQGILVGNGPQRELQMQYVPLNDLLQEGEILVTSGMDGIFPKGLPVARVQRIERPSTSLFQVVEASSLVDLRNLEEVFLVLNLTPVIEE from the coding sequence TTGCTCCTGATCATCTTTCTGCTTCTGAGCATTTACACCTGGAACTGGCGTACCGGCGTCCTGGACGGGATCACGGGAAAGACCGGCCTGGAAATCGTGGCCTGGGTTTCGTTCCCCCTGCGATGGACCAGAGAGCAGGTTCGTTCCACTTGGGATTCCTACGTCAAACTGGGAGAGGTGCGCCAGGAGAATGAACGGCTGTGGGCCAAGGTCACTGATCTTTATTTGCAATTGTCCCGGTTGCATGAGGAGGCCGCCGAGGTCAACCGCCTGCGAGACCTGCACGATTTCCAGCCGCCCGAGGAATGGACTCTGGAAGGCGGGCGGGTAGTGGCCGCACGGTTCGGACCGCACGCAGTGGTGGAATCCTTACTTGTGGACAAGGGAACCCGGGTCGGTGTCGTCGAAAACACCCCCGTGATCACTCCCCTGGGAGTCGTGGGGCGAGTGCTGCGCGGTTCCCCCTCCTTTTCCAACGTGCTCTTGATCACCGATCCCAACAGTAAAGTGGCAATTATGGGCCGCGACCACCGCACGCAGGGCATCCTGGTGGGCAATGGGCCGCAACGGGAACTGCAAATGCAATACGTCCCGCTGAACGACCTGCTCCAGGAGGGCGAAATTCTCGTCACCTCCGGCATGGACGGCATTTTCCCCAAGGGGTTGCCCGTGGCCCGGGTCCAGCGCATCGAGCGGCCCAGCACCTCGCTGTTCCAAGTAGTGGAGGCCTCGTCGCTCGTGGACTTGCGCAACCTGGAGGAAGTATTCCTGGTATTGAACCTTACCCCGGTCATCGAAGAGTAG
- the rodA gene encoding rod shape-determining protein RodA: MTLLDRRLITHFDWALAGFAMALFALGVVNLYSASGFRMEEGLSLSSFYRKQLYWGMIGLGGMIAFLVFDYRHLRMLAWPLFVATVLALVATLLWGKTIMGARRWLDLGLFNFQSSEFAKISLLILAAKLLSRDQGKLGWNQLLILGGIGLVPALLVLKQPDLGSAVTLLLILGGMALFRGIRGSVLKVAALLVPAALPLGWHVLHDYQRQRILGFLDPGNDPLGAGYHIIQSQIAVGSGQLWGRGFLEGTQSQLRFLPEKHTDFALAVFGEEWGFIGCLVLLILISLFLLSIIRTAAEAKDGFGCYLAVGIFFYFFWQILINMGMVLGLMPVVGIPLPLISYGGTSTMTSFCLIGLVLNISMRRFFFKK; the protein is encoded by the coding sequence TTGACCCTGCTTGATCGCCGTTTAATCACCCACTTCGACTGGGCCTTGGCCGGCTTCGCCATGGCCCTGTTCGCCTTGGGAGTCGTCAACCTCTACTCCGCCAGTGGGTTCCGGATGGAGGAGGGGCTCTCTTTGAGCTCCTTTTATCGGAAGCAACTCTACTGGGGCATGATTGGCCTGGGCGGAATGATCGCCTTTCTAGTCTTTGATTATCGACACTTGCGGATGCTGGCCTGGCCGTTGTTCGTGGCCACCGTGCTCGCCCTGGTCGCGACCCTGCTCTGGGGCAAAACCATTATGGGGGCCCGACGCTGGCTGGATCTGGGCCTGTTCAACTTCCAATCCAGTGAGTTCGCTAAAATTTCCCTACTGATCCTCGCCGCCAAGCTGCTTTCCCGTGACCAGGGCAAGCTTGGCTGGAACCAACTTCTGATTCTCGGCGGCATCGGTCTTGTTCCGGCGCTTCTCGTGCTCAAACAGCCGGACCTCGGCTCGGCCGTCACCCTGCTGCTGATCCTGGGCGGCATGGCCCTGTTTCGCGGTATCCGCGGCTCGGTGCTCAAAGTGGCGGCCCTACTCGTTCCCGCGGCCCTTCCCCTGGGTTGGCACGTGCTGCACGACTACCAGCGCCAGCGCATTCTCGGCTTTCTCGACCCAGGCAATGATCCGCTGGGCGCCGGATACCATATTATTCAATCTCAGATCGCGGTGGGCTCCGGGCAACTCTGGGGCAGGGGCTTTTTGGAGGGAACCCAGAGTCAATTGCGATTTTTGCCGGAAAAGCATACTGACTTCGCATTGGCCGTGTTTGGGGAGGAATGGGGATTTATCGGCTGTCTGGTCCTCTTGATTCTGATTTCCCTGTTCCTATTGAGCATCATCCGAACCGCGGCCGAGGCCAAGGACGGATTCGGCTGCTATCTGGCCGTGGGTATTTTCTTCTACTTTTTCTGGCAAATACTCATCAACATGGGCATGGTGCTGGGCTTGATGCCCGTAGTGGGCATCCCTCTTCCGCTGATCAGCTACGGAGGCACGTCGACCATGACCAGTTTCTGTTTGATCGGTCTCGTGCTCAACATTTCCATGCGCCGCTTTTTTTTCAAAAAATAA